In the Armatimonadota bacterium genome, one interval contains:
- a CDS encoding beta galactosidase jelly roll domain-containing protein, with protein MNRLFPAIIVCAILASAACADIPRPEHPNPMAVRGEWMNLNGTWEFAESDGRLLPSPPRNGEVADQGFLTDKPYPDKIIVPFCRESKLSGLGRTGFVKNVWYRRTFDLPTTWKSKRTLLHIGACDYETTVWMNGELLGKHRGGSAPITFEITKQLQRGQNTVTVHAFDDTRSGLQPTGKQAHSEQSAGCVYTRTTGIWQTVWLEGVGSTYIKDFTIETDPGRGRVIIRPEIDGWWADMAIKAVASADGKVVGVDQVKAEWRSAHLVLSIPNPRPWSPEDPFLYDLRLVITLNGKVVDEVKSYFGLRDVSILGTVININRKPVFQRLILDQGFYPDGIWTAPTDEALKHDIELSQAAGFNGARLHQKVFEPRYLYWADKMGYLLWGEFPSWGIDYTNPSVNLPFLEEWTEIVRRDRNHPSVVGWCPLNETTGAAGDLQNAVIAATRLADPGRPVLDTSGYVHSLAEPDVLDTHDYEQNPEAMKARYNDNFAPNMVLPARYGGPEIRANVPFMVSEFGGIGWSVTGGWGYGAAPKDKEEFYARYKGLCDALLDSPSQFGFCYTQLTDVEQEQNGLYTYERVPKFDVKRIHDITARPAYIETHSHWETAKTLGAQPASDWRVVVGACVDKGVAKAWRYTFDEPADDWDEPGFDDSAWKSGLGGFGSKGGWEWAIRTAWAAPDIWLRQTFEYDGKPFDSAMLVAHYDNKTEVYINGKRVWHGTGWNDRYSGFNVMKTIKDVLRQGTNTIAAHTHQDTGGQFIDLALLLSVSR; from the coding sequence ATGAACCGTCTGTTCCCGGCAATCATCGTCTGTGCAATCCTTGCGAGCGCCGCCTGCGCCGACATCCCGCGCCCGGAGCATCCGAACCCGATGGCCGTGCGGGGCGAGTGGATGAACCTCAACGGCACGTGGGAGTTCGCCGAGTCCGACGGAAGACTGCTCCCCAGCCCTCCCCGCAACGGAGAGGTCGCCGACCAGGGATTCCTCACCGACAAGCCGTATCCCGACAAGATCATCGTCCCGTTCTGCCGGGAGAGCAAGCTCTCGGGCCTCGGGCGCACGGGATTCGTCAAGAACGTCTGGTACCGCCGGACCTTCGATCTGCCCACGACCTGGAAGTCGAAGCGGACGCTCCTCCACATCGGTGCGTGCGACTACGAGACAACCGTCTGGATGAACGGCGAACTCTTGGGCAAGCACCGGGGCGGAAGCGCGCCGATCACCTTCGAGATCACGAAGCAGCTTCAGCGGGGACAGAACACCGTCACCGTCCATGCCTTCGACGACACCCGGAGCGGCCTCCAGCCCACAGGCAAGCAGGCCCACTCCGAGCAGAGCGCGGGATGCGTCTACACGCGCACGACCGGCATCTGGCAGACGGTCTGGCTCGAGGGGGTCGGCTCCACATATATCAAGGATTTCACGATCGAGACCGATCCGGGCCGCGGCAGGGTCATCATCCGGCCGGAGATCGACGGCTGGTGGGCCGACATGGCGATCAAGGCGGTCGCATCGGCGGACGGGAAGGTCGTCGGGGTCGATCAAGTCAAAGCCGAGTGGCGAAGCGCCCATCTCGTGCTGAGCATCCCCAACCCGCGCCCCTGGTCTCCGGAGGACCCGTTCCTCTATGACCTGAGGCTCGTCATCACCCTCAACGGGAAGGTCGTAGACGAGGTCAAGTCGTACTTCGGCCTCCGCGACGTCTCTATCCTGGGGACGGTCATCAATATCAACCGCAAGCCCGTCTTTCAGCGGCTGATCCTCGACCAGGGCTTCTACCCCGATGGAATCTGGACCGCCCCGACCGACGAGGCGCTCAAGCACGACATCGAGCTGTCGCAGGCGGCCGGCTTCAACGGTGCGCGCCTCCACCAGAAGGTCTTCGAGCCGCGATATCTCTACTGGGCCGACAAAATGGGCTACCTGCTCTGGGGCGAGTTCCCGAGTTGGGGCATAGACTACACGAACCCGAGCGTCAACCTGCCGTTCCTCGAGGAGTGGACCGAGATCGTGCGGCGCGACAGGAATCATCCCAGCGTCGTCGGCTGGTGCCCGCTCAACGAGACTACCGGAGCGGCGGGTGACCTGCAGAACGCCGTGATCGCCGCCACCCGCCTGGCCGACCCCGGGCGCCCGGTGCTTGACACCAGCGGCTACGTCCACAGCCTCGCCGAGCCGGATGTTCTCGACACGCACGACTACGAGCAGAACCCCGAGGCGATGAAGGCCCGGTACAACGACAACTTCGCGCCGAACATGGTGCTCCCGGCGAGATACGGCGGCCCGGAGATCAGGGCGAACGTCCCGTTCATGGTCAGCGAGTTCGGGGGCATCGGCTGGAGCGTCACGGGCGGATGGGGCTATGGAGCGGCTCCTAAGGACAAGGAGGAGTTCTATGCCCGCTACAAGGGGCTCTGCGATGCGCTGCTCGACAGCCCGTCGCAGTTCGGTTTCTGCTACACGCAGCTCACCGACGTCGAGCAGGAGCAGAACGGCCTCTACACCTACGAGCGCGTGCCGAAGTTCGACGTGAAGCGCATCCACGACATCACCGCCCGCCCGGCGTACATCGAGACGCACTCCCATTGGGAGACGGCCAAGACGCTCGGGGCCCAGCCGGCATCCGACTGGCGCGTGGTCGTCGGCGCGTGCGTAGACAAGGGCGTGGCTAAGGCGTGGCGATACACGTTCGATGAGCCGGCCGACGACTGGGACGAGCCCGGATTCGACGACTCCGCCTGGAAGTCCGGCCTCGGCGGGTTCGGCTCCAAGGGCGGATGGGAGTGGGCGATCCGCACTGCCTGGGCGGCGCCGGACATCTGGCTTCGTCAGACGTTCGAGTACGACGGCAAGCCGTTCGACAGCGCGATGCTCGTCGCCCACTACGACAACAAGACCGAGGTCTACATCAACGGGAAGCGTGTCTGGCACGGCACGGGCTGGAACGACCGCTACTCCGGCTTCAACGTGATGAAGACGATCAAAGATGTCCTCAGGCAGGGGACGAACACCATTGCGGCCCATACCCACCAGGATACCGGCGGCCAGTTCATAGACCTCGCCTTGCTCCTCTCCGTATCGAGATGA
- a CDS encoding S8 family serine peptidase: MLGRLRLARCFFTLVLLAAVAALPATAGVKGGASGHGIAKPEYSPSRIIVKFSSPPSVSRGPKGFASTRMPAVDALNVRHGVSQMRPVFRRAFEGKPLPNGLARKLDRTYLLELSEARDPVEVALEYSKLAEVEYAEPDRIRRASRVDPNDPYWLSNNSWGQNYRDQWDMEIMKCPDAWDIETGDATVVIAVVDTGIDYLHSDLAANIWTNPGEVPANGLDDEGNGRIDDVYGYDFAYKDNDPMDGNGHGTHVSGAIGAVGNNGIGIAGVNWQCKLMAVKGLDNSGNGFDSDLAEAIIYAANAGANVINMSWGGEGFSQTIHEAIEYAHAQGVVLCAAAGNFATDLAAEHPACDNYVITVTATDPSDEACPFTNWGIKASVAAPGGNGYLSTPACAVHNCLSLRAGTTDPLSGECGPGTAVVGGEYYRMAGTSMACPHVSGLAGLVLAAHPTWSNEQVRQAIQMRADDVRTPGFDKYSGFGRVNAYSTITSAEPMTAFVSSPNSSSEVSGTVAIWGTARGPGLASWTLDYGAGHQPSSWSTIATGFSAVVRGKLADWDVTGVSNQLYTLRLRVVGQGTETAEFRIGVTPKSTEGSGHFTELYDTAPFDLAYTSLQFVPDGSDEYYSLCTRQILQLPTDPAGGTQITLADDDSALVTLTSGAQISLYGNMRTQFYVGGNGYVTLDVGDSSYAESYFSHFSRKRVAALFDDLIPGTGVSWKQLTDRVAVTYLNVREYGATTQNTFQIELFFDGRITVSYLNIAASDGLVGLSAGSGVPADFVESDLSGYPKCLLVGRALTIVKPNGGECYEPGTTARIIWSYSGNNWQPSDRVKLEYSPDAGGTWSPIPGAQSVPYNAGFFNWVISGLPQTQQYRVRITFVGDVSVTDESNGDFTVGPDTAPPVIIHTPLGNTANATGPYYVFVEVSDNVGIASAELHWSKNGGPYSSVSMTSAGPGAYYAGIPGPSVVGDGYCYYVEATDSSSSHNVGRLPSQVGQSFCFDVIDQSDYFTQTFSTGELDIENMSIEFTPDGSRSFYAACSHPIDELPTDPTGGAVLPLGDDNYTRVDLQAGELISFYGQTYGSFYVGSNGYITFDSGDSSREVLLQNHFALRRISALFADLYASEDVSWRQLTDRVVVTFLGVREYGTTNSNTFQVELFYNGKITLSYLTLEADRCVVGLSAGNGVPADYVASDLSSYPCGPRLTIVRPDGGELYEPGNTVTIQWTAVGEGWLTGDTVRLQASPDAGANWTQIPGAESLSHKAGSFAWNTSGWPMSSHYRVRVVSNVDPAVSDASDGDFAVALDTVAPVIVHTPLEDTNNTDGPYIVTAVVTDNLGIGTVTLYWKGNGGSYTQVAMTPTGVPSEYAGAVPGPSLNCAGGYCYYIEAADAASTPNVTRSPVTGDYCFEIVGATIGLSQGSLLFELPPGGTDSASVIISNNGCMPLHWSIVERGATSIVAEPSEAFYTAEDRPEVDWSVPHASGRLIVGVRPEVQSAQRADLHARAGAKVVHSFKLVSADLVEVDAGVDLRQVAAKYAAMPGVAFVEPDYIVSVESIPDDPMFGSQWGMNNTGQSGGIEDSDVDAPEAWGIYTGGRDVVVAVIDTGVSYTHPDLAANMWVNMGEIPGNGIDDDGNGFADDVHGYDFRNNDSNPADDNSHGTHVAGILGAVGGNSTGVAGVNWSTRIMALKFAGSSGSGQTSDAIECIEYASRMGARLSCNSWGGGAYSQALVDAIAAAGNLGQLFVACAGNVGVDTDTAPYYPASYSLSNIISVAASDHNDDLAQWPSGGGSNWGLNTVDLAAPGLAVLSTVLNDGYGNKDGTSMAAPFVAGACALLKSANPDATCGQIKQWILDGVDEKPALAGKMLTGGRLNLHRSLLLAGVSWLDVSPKSGTVQPGGSEQITVSVDAAGLSDRFSETGKIALISNDYAVPVFVMPVTLSVVESGRFLRMDSPNGGEWYEAGTLVTVNWTPLGTDWQESDQVRLEYSSNAGSDWVVIPGAQNLNGVSGSFQWNTSGLPSSAGYLVRVVFPPNEGISDVSNATFTVAPDTVPPVISHSPLVDSEDLTGPYTVYAGVTDNYAVGSVTLYWKKNDGRFTAVAMSSTDLPDQYSGQIPGPSQDGDRYCYYIRAADASAAANTSVEPGGAPTQLRCFTVRSLVTLPFVLTDGDGFRWDIQQNGSISDGTSDAFDGGYVLSGFPNVSVAGIENDVREVVVDSGATTGVKVTRKIYVPSDRAYCRYLEIVTNLGDSPINHTVRIDTNLGSDNLTVIAGTSSGDSIFDVSDRWIVTDDADGVNDPSVTHVIAGPGAAVSPNVVSYTMGFVGYGYELPLAPYQTRIIMHFGAQGHSRSASLARAEQLSLLNAAQNCLAGMTLGERSQVANFIASGAALRLDAPNGDEIYRMGDPVPILWTALGPDWTQGDTVRIECSPNGGSAWADVLGASALPYNSGSFNWNTAGLPASAEYRIRISRNGAVPAGDESDGVFTIAVSGSTRACKLQSDGVPVSLDARRVSAVFAGIFYVQEEDRSCGIGVLWSGPMPSIGDLAAVRGVMVTVDGERIVEASAVIPNDPDSLVPIPIGVFERQLGGGGLGYNVGPPPVGQRGIAGKDGLNNIGLLVKTWGRVDTVDPSPTPGFFILAHGFDRIRVDLPAGALPPTLGADVSVVGVSSCYFVGDELHPKIRLRSSGDLVVL, translated from the coding sequence TTGCTGGGAAGACTCAGACTGGCTCGGTGTTTCTTCACACTCGTGCTGCTTGCGGCGGTAGCGGCGCTTCCCGCCACTGCCGGGGTTAAAGGCGGCGCGTCCGGTCATGGCATCGCCAAGCCCGAGTACTCTCCCAGCCGGATCATCGTCAAGTTCTCATCCCCACCTTCGGTTTCCCGCGGTCCGAAGGGTTTCGCCTCAACCAGGATGCCGGCCGTGGATGCGCTCAATGTGAGGCACGGCGTAAGCCAGATGCGTCCCGTGTTCCGCCGGGCCTTCGAGGGCAAACCGCTGCCGAACGGCCTCGCCCGGAAGCTCGATCGCACCTACCTGCTGGAGTTGTCCGAGGCAAGAGACCCCGTCGAGGTCGCCCTCGAGTATTCGAAGCTTGCCGAGGTCGAGTATGCGGAGCCCGACCGAATCCGCCGCGCATCGCGGGTGGACCCGAACGATCCCTACTGGCTCTCAAACAACTCCTGGGGACAGAACTACCGCGACCAGTGGGACATGGAGATCATGAAGTGTCCGGATGCATGGGACATCGAGACCGGGGATGCCACGGTAGTGATCGCCGTTGTTGACACGGGCATAGACTACCTGCATTCGGACCTCGCCGCGAATATCTGGACCAATCCGGGCGAAGTTCCGGCGAACGGTCTCGACGACGAAGGCAACGGCCGTATAGACGACGTGTACGGGTACGATTTTGCCTACAAAGACAATGATCCCATGGACGGCAACGGCCACGGCACCCACGTTTCCGGCGCGATAGGCGCGGTTGGGAACAATGGCATAGGGATTGCGGGCGTCAACTGGCAGTGCAAGCTGATGGCCGTCAAGGGCCTCGACAACTCCGGAAACGGCTTCGACTCCGACCTCGCCGAGGCGATCATCTACGCGGCTAACGCCGGCGCCAATGTGATAAACATGAGTTGGGGTGGGGAGGGGTTTTCCCAGACCATCCACGAGGCGATTGAATACGCCCACGCGCAGGGAGTCGTCCTCTGCGCTGCCGCCGGGAACTTCGCTACAGATCTCGCGGCCGAGCATCCGGCCTGCGACAACTACGTCATAACAGTTACGGCCACCGATCCCAGCGACGAGGCGTGTCCGTTCACCAACTGGGGCATCAAGGCGTCGGTAGCGGCGCCGGGTGGAAACGGCTACCTCTCGACCCCTGCGTGCGCGGTTCACAACTGCCTCTCACTTCGCGCTGGGACTACCGATCCGCTGTCCGGCGAATGCGGACCGGGCACGGCGGTTGTCGGCGGCGAGTACTATCGGATGGCGGGCACGTCAATGGCTTGCCCGCACGTCTCCGGCCTCGCCGGTCTGGTTCTCGCGGCGCACCCGACATGGTCAAATGAGCAGGTCCGTCAGGCAATTCAGATGCGGGCAGACGACGTTCGCACCCCGGGATTCGATAAGTACAGCGGTTTCGGCCGAGTGAATGCCTACAGCACGATCACCTCGGCCGAGCCGATGACAGCGTTTGTCAGTTCGCCAAACAGCAGCTCAGAGGTTTCGGGAACGGTGGCGATATGGGGGACCGCGCGAGGCCCCGGCCTCGCATCGTGGACTCTCGACTACGGCGCGGGCCATCAGCCGAGTTCCTGGTCTACTATCGCGACCGGCTTCTCTGCGGTGGTGCGCGGCAAGTTGGCGGACTGGGATGTGACCGGCGTATCAAATCAGCTCTATACCCTGCGGCTCAGGGTCGTGGGCCAGGGGACTGAAACGGCGGAGTTTCGCATCGGAGTCACCCCGAAGTCCACGGAAGGGTCTGGGCACTTCACGGAACTCTACGACACCGCGCCGTTTGATCTTGCTTACACGTCGCTCCAGTTCGTGCCGGACGGCTCGGACGAGTACTACTCGCTCTGCACGCGCCAGATACTCCAACTGCCGACCGACCCGGCGGGCGGAACGCAGATCACCCTGGCGGACGACGATTCCGCCCTGGTGACTTTGACGAGCGGGGCGCAGATATCGCTCTATGGCAATATGCGAACGCAGTTCTATGTGGGCGGCAACGGCTATGTCACTCTCGACGTGGGCGACAGCAGCTATGCGGAATCCTACTTCAGCCACTTCAGCCGCAAGCGTGTGGCTGCGCTCTTCGACGACCTGATCCCCGGTACGGGCGTTAGTTGGAAGCAGCTCACCGATCGCGTGGCCGTCACCTATCTGAACGTTCGAGAGTACGGAGCCACGACGCAGAATACCTTCCAGATCGAGTTGTTCTTCGACGGCCGCATCACGGTTTCTTACCTGAACATCGCCGCATCCGACGGTCTCGTCGGCCTCTCGGCCGGTTCGGGCGTTCCGGCGGATTTCGTGGAGAGCGATCTCTCCGGCTATCCGAAGTGCCTCCTCGTCGGGCGTGCTCTAACGATAGTAAAACCGAACGGCGGCGAGTGCTACGAGCCCGGCACCACGGCCAGGATTATCTGGAGCTACTCAGGGAACAACTGGCAGCCCTCGGATAGGGTGAAGCTCGAATACTCGCCCGATGCCGGCGGGACATGGTCCCCTATTCCCGGAGCCCAGAGTGTCCCTTACAACGCAGGCTTCTTCAACTGGGTAATCAGCGGCCTCCCGCAGACTCAGCAATACAGGGTTCGGATCACGTTTGTCGGCGATGTATCGGTCACCGACGAATCTAACGGCGACTTCACGGTCGGCCCGGATACGGCTCCTCCGGTGATCATCCACACACCGCTCGGCAACACGGCAAACGCTACAGGTCCATACTATGTGTTCGTCGAGGTCAGCGACAACGTGGGTATCGCCTCGGCGGAACTCCACTGGAGCAAGAACGGCGGACCGTATTCGTCCGTGTCAATGACATCTGCCGGACCGGGCGCGTACTACGCAGGGATTCCCGGCCCGAGCGTGGTGGGCGACGGCTACTGCTACTACGTGGAGGCTACTGACTCCTCCTCGTCACACAACGTCGGTCGGCTCCCCTCGCAGGTGGGGCAGTCGTTCTGCTTCGATGTGATAGATCAATCCGACTATTTCACCCAGACGTTCAGCACGGGCGAACTCGACATAGAGAACATGAGCATCGAGTTCACGCCGGACGGTTCGCGCAGTTTCTATGCAGCCTGCAGTCACCCGATCGACGAACTGCCGACCGACCCGACCGGTGGCGCGGTGCTTCCGCTGGGTGACGACAACTACACTAGGGTTGATCTGCAGGCCGGGGAGCTCATTTCCTTCTACGGCCAGACGTACGGATCGTTCTACGTCGGTAGCAACGGCTATATAACGTTCGATTCGGGCGACTCGAGCCGCGAAGTCCTGCTGCAGAATCACTTTGCGCTCAGGCGCATATCGGCCCTGTTCGCCGATCTCTATGCAAGCGAGGACGTCTCCTGGCGGCAGTTGACGGATCGCGTCGTGGTCACTTTTCTCGGTGTCCGGGAATACGGCACCACTAACTCGAACACCTTCCAGGTCGAGCTGTTCTACAACGGGAAGATCACTCTTTCCTACCTGACCCTCGAAGCCGACAGATGCGTCGTCGGGCTCTCGGCCGGCAACGGCGTTCCGGCCGACTACGTCGCCAGCGACCTGTCCTCCTATCCGTGCGGTCCGAGGCTCACGATAGTGCGGCCCGACGGCGGAGAGCTGTACGAACCGGGAAACACTGTGACGATACAGTGGACTGCCGTCGGCGAAGGCTGGCTGACCGGCGACACGGTGAGGCTCCAAGCGTCCCCGGATGCCGGTGCCAACTGGACGCAGATACCCGGCGCGGAGAGCCTCTCTCACAAGGCCGGGTCGTTCGCGTGGAACACCTCCGGGTGGCCGATGTCCAGCCATTACCGGGTCAGGGTCGTCTCGAACGTTGATCCGGCGGTGAGCGATGCATCAGACGGTGACTTCGCCGTCGCCCTCGATACCGTTGCGCCCGTGATCGTTCATACGCCGCTTGAAGATACTAACAATACCGACGGCCCGTACATCGTAACCGCCGTGGTTACCGACAACCTCGGGATCGGGACGGTCACTCTCTACTGGAAAGGTAACGGCGGGTCTTACACTCAGGTGGCTATGACTCCCACGGGCGTGCCGAGCGAGTACGCCGGGGCCGTTCCCGGCCCGAGCCTCAACTGCGCCGGTGGGTACTGCTACTATATTGAAGCCGCCGACGCTGCCTCGACGCCGAACGTGACGAGGAGTCCGGTGACGGGTGACTACTGCTTCGAGATCGTCGGCGCGACCATCGGACTTTCGCAGGGCAGCCTGCTGTTTGAGTTGCCGCCGGGTGGCACGGACAGCGCATCGGTCATCATATCCAACAACGGATGCATGCCGCTGCACTGGAGCATCGTCGAAAGAGGCGCCACCAGCATAGTCGCCGAGCCGTCGGAGGCTTTCTACACTGCGGAAGACAGACCCGAGGTTGACTGGTCGGTGCCTCATGCATCGGGCAGGCTGATCGTCGGTGTCCGCCCGGAGGTTCAGTCGGCGCAGAGGGCGGACCTGCATGCTCGGGCGGGGGCCAAGGTCGTCCACAGCTTCAAGCTGGTCTCGGCCGATCTCGTAGAGGTGGATGCAGGCGTTGACCTCAGGCAGGTTGCGGCGAAATACGCGGCCATGCCGGGCGTCGCGTTCGTGGAACCGGACTACATCGTCTCCGTCGAGAGCATCCCCGACGATCCGATGTTCGGTAGCCAATGGGGGATGAACAACACAGGTCAGAGCGGTGGCATTGAGGACTCGGACGTGGACGCGCCGGAGGCCTGGGGAATCTACACCGGCGGGCGTGACGTAGTCGTTGCGGTCATTGATACGGGCGTTTCGTACACCCATCCCGATCTGGCTGCCAACATGTGGGTCAACATGGGCGAAATCCCGGGAAACGGGATAGACGACGATGGGAACGGTTTCGCGGATGACGTGCACGGATACGACTTCCGCAATAACGATTCCAACCCCGCGGACGACAACTCGCACGGTACCCATGTCGCCGGAATCCTCGGCGCAGTCGGGGGCAATTCCACTGGGGTCGCAGGCGTGAACTGGAGCACCCGTATCATGGCCCTCAAGTTCGCGGGATCGAGCGGCTCGGGGCAGACGAGCGATGCCATAGAGTGCATCGAATATGCCTCGCGGATGGGTGCCCGCCTGTCGTGCAACTCCTGGGGAGGCGGCGCGTACTCCCAGGCCCTGGTAGATGCAATCGCGGCCGCAGGCAACCTCGGACAGCTCTTCGTCGCCTGCGCTGGGAACGTGGGCGTGGACACCGATACGGCGCCCTACTATCCGGCCAGCTATAGTCTCTCCAATATCATATCCGTCGCCGCCAGCGACCACAACGACGATCTGGCTCAGTGGCCGTCGGGTGGAGGATCGAACTGGGGGCTCAATACTGTTGATCTTGCCGCGCCGGGCCTGGCGGTGCTCAGCACCGTGCTGAACGACGGCTACGGCAACAAGGACGGCACGTCCATGGCGGCCCCTTTCGTGGCCGGCGCATGCGCCTTGCTGAAGTCGGCCAACCCCGATGCCACATGCGGCCAGATCAAGCAGTGGATACTCGATGGCGTTGACGAGAAGCCCGCTCTTGCGGGCAAGATGCTCACCGGCGGTCGGCTGAATCTGCACCGGTCTCTTCTGCTGGCCGGGGTCTCGTGGCTCGATGTCTCGCCGAAGAGCGGAACGGTTCAGCCGGGCGGGTCGGAACAGATCACCGTCAGCGTTGACGCCGCCGGGCTGTCGGACCGATTCAGTGAGACCGGCAAGATCGCCTTGATCAGCAACGACTATGCCGTTCCCGTCTTCGTGATGCCGGTCACGCTGAGTGTGGTTGAATCCGGCCGATTCCTACGCATGGACTCGCCGAATGGCGGCGAGTGGTACGAAGCCGGAACTCTCGTCACGGTCAACTGGACTCCCCTTGGCACGGACTGGCAGGAGAGTGATCAGGTCAGGCTCGAGTATTCGTCAAACGCCGGGTCGGATTGGGTTGTGATTCCGGGAGCTCAGAATCTGAACGGAGTGTCCGGCTCGTTCCAGTGGAACACATCCGGGTTGCCGTCTTCGGCCGGCTACCTGGTCCGTGTAGTGTTCCCGCCAAATGAGGGCATATCCGATGTTTCCAATGCCACCTTCACCGTCGCACCCGACACCGTGCCGCCGGTGATCAGCCATTCTCCCTTGGTGGACAGCGAGGACCTGACGGGACCTTACACGGTCTACGCCGGGGTCACCGACAACTACGCCGTCGGCAGTGTGACGCTCTACTGGAAGAAGAACGATGGGCGCTTCACCGCTGTCGCAATGAGTTCGACGGATCTGCCGGACCAGTATTCCGGGCAGATTCCCGGTCCCAGCCAGGACGGCGACAGGTACTGCTACTACATACGTGCCGCGGACGCATCCGCGGCGGCGAACACATCTGTCGAGCCGGGGGGAGCGCCCACCCAACTCAGATGCTTTACGGTTCGCAGTCTGGTCACTCTGCCATTCGTGCTAACTGACGGCGACGGCTTCCGATGGGATATCCAACAGAACGGAAGCATATCCGATGGGACCAGCGACGCCTTCGACGGGGGATACGTCCTGAGCGGATTCCCGAACGTCTCAGTAGCCGGAATCGAGAACGACGTCAGGGAAGTAGTGGTCGACAGCGGAGCCACAACCGGCGTGAAGGTTACCCGCAAGATCTACGTGCCCTCCGACCGGGCCTACTGCCGATATCTGGAGATAGTAACCAACCTGGGTGATTCGCCAATCAACCATACCGTGAGGATCGACACGAACCTCGGCTCCGACAACCTGACCGTGATTGCGGGGACGTCGAGTGGGGACAGCATTTTCGACGTCTCCGACCGTTGGATAGTCACTGACGATGCGGATGGTGTGAACGACCCGTCCGTTACCCATGTGATCGCCGGGCCGGGAGCAGCCGTGTCGCCGAACGTCGTTTCCTACACCATGGGTTTCGTCGGCTACGGGTACGAACTTCCGCTCGCGCCCTATCAGACCAGGATCATAATGCACTTCGGCGCGCAGGGCCACAGCAGGAGCGCCTCCCTTGCCAGGGCGGAGCAGTTGTCCTTGCTCAACGCGGCTCAGAACTGCCTGGCAGGCATGACGCTCGGGGAGCGGTCGCAGGTTGCCAACTTCATCGCGAGCGGCGCGGCGCTGAGGCTTGACGCCCCGAACGGCGATGAGATCTACCGTATGGGAGATCCCGTTCCGATTCTCTGGACCGCTCTCGGACCGGACTGGACGCAGGGAGATACCGTCCGGATCGAGTGTTCGCCCAACGGCGGCTCGGCCTGGGCAGATGTCCTCGGCGCTTCCGCACTGCCATACAACTCGGGTTCATTCAACTGGAATACCGCGGGCCTGCCCGCCTCTGCCGAATACCGGATCAGAATCTCTCGGAACGGCGCTGTTCCGGCGGGTGACGAGTCCGACGGCGTCTTCACTATTGCGGTATCGGGGAGTACTCGTGCGTGCAAGCTCCAGTCCGACGGCGTGCCCGTGAGCCTCGATGCCAGGCGCGTAAGCGCCGTCTTCGCGGGCATATTCTATGTCCAGGAAGAGGATCGCTCGTGCGGCATCGGCGTGCTGTGGTCGGGGCCGATGCCTTCCATTGGCGATCTTGCCGCGGTCCGAGGCGTCATGGTCACCGTAGACGGCGAGCGGATCGTGGAGGCGTCCGCCGTGATCCCGAACGACCCGGACTCGCTAGTCCCGATCCCGATAGGCGTCTTTGAGAGGCAGCTCGGCGGTGGCGGTCTTGGCTACAACGTCGGCCCTCCTCCGGTAGGACAGAGGGGGATCGCGGGCAAAGATGGTCTCAATAACATCGGCCTTCTCGTGAAGACGTGGGGCAGGGTGGATACTGTGGATCCATCTCCGACGCCCGGGTTCTTCATCCTGGCGCACGGCTTTGATCGGATCAGGGTAGACCTCCCGGCGGGTGCGCTGCCTCCGACACTCGGTGCCGACGTGAGCGTTGTCGGGGTAAGCTCGTGCTACTTCGTGGGTGACGAGTTGCACCCGAAGATCAGACTTCGGAGTTCGGGAGATCTCGTGGTTCTTTGA